One genomic segment of Hordeum vulgare subsp. vulgare chromosome 2H, MorexV3_pseudomolecules_assembly, whole genome shotgun sequence includes these proteins:
- the LOC123429892 gene encoding uncharacterized protein LOC123429892 produces the protein MASSLRMAFIAIALAATTLLFATPRAQAWDADMVPVGAPEHALTAIPGGGAGTLAAGAPACLQCRCCSKSNPGSCQITSCCSTFNCDPSGKCNLVQQKCGCNGC, from the exons ATGGCGAGTAGCCTCAGGATGGCCTTTATCGCCATCGCTCTCGCAGCCACCACGCTCCTCTTCGCCACCCCACGAGCTCAAG CATGGGATGCGGACATGGTGCCGGTGGGGGCGCCTGAGCACGCGCTGACGGCGATcccgggcggcggcgcggggacgtTGGCAGCGGGAGCGCCAGCGTGCCTCCAGTGCCGGTGCTGCTCCAAGTCGAACCCGGGCAGCTGCCAGATCACGAGCTGCTGCTCCACCTTCAACTGCGATCCCAGCGGCAAGTGCAACCTCGTGCAACAAAAGTGCGGCTGCAACGGCTGCTAA